From one Balaenoptera acutorostrata chromosome 6, mBalAcu1.1, whole genome shotgun sequence genomic stretch:
- the FGF17 gene encoding fibroblast growth factor 17 isoform X2 produces MGAARLLPNLTLCLQLLILCCQTQYVRDQGAMTDQLSRRQIREYQLYSRTSGKHVQVTGRRISATAEDGNKFAKLIVETDTFGSRVRIKGAESEKYICMNKKGKLIGKPSGKSKDCVFTEIVLENNYTAFQNARHEGWFMAFTRQGRPRQASRSRQNQREAHFIKRLYQGQLPFPNHAERQKQFEFVGSAPTRRTKRTRRPQPLT; encoded by the exons ATGGGAGCCGCCCGTCTGCTGCCCAACCTCACGCT GTGCCTGCAGCTGCTGATTCTCTGCTGTCAAACTCAG TACGTGAGGGACCAGGGTGCCATGACCGACCAGCTGAGCCGGCGGCAGATCCGCGAGTACCAGCTCTACAGCCGGACCAGCGGCAAGCACGTGCAGGTCACTGGGCGTCGCATCTCCGCCACCGCTGAGGACGGCAACAAGTTTG ccaAGCTCATAGTGGAGACAGACACCTTCGGAAGCCGGGTGCGCATCAAGGGAGCTGAGAGCGAGAAATACATCTGTATGAACAAGAAGGGCAAGCTCATCGGGAAG CCCAGCGGAAAGAGCAAAGACTGCGTGTTCACAGAGATCGTGCTGGAGAACAACTACACAGCGTTCCAGAACGCCCGGCACGAGGGCTGGTTCATGGCCTTCACGCGGCAGGGCCGGCCCCGCCAGGCCTCCCGCAGCCGCCAGAACCAGCGAGAGGCTCACTTCATCAAGCGCCTCTACCAGGGCCAGCTGCCCTTCCCCAACCACGCCGAGAGGCAGAAGCAGTTCGAGTTTGTGGGCTCAGCCCCCACCCGCCGGACCAAGCGCACTCGGAGGCCACAGCCCCTGACATAG
- the FGF17 gene encoding fibroblast growth factor 17 isoform X1: MGAARLLPNLTLCLQLLILCCQTQGENHPSPNFNQYVRDQGAMTDQLSRRQIREYQLYSRTSGKHVQVTGRRISATAEDGNKFAKLIVETDTFGSRVRIKGAESEKYICMNKKGKLIGKPSGKSKDCVFTEIVLENNYTAFQNARHEGWFMAFTRQGRPRQASRSRQNQREAHFIKRLYQGQLPFPNHAERQKQFEFVGSAPTRRTKRTRRPQPLT; the protein is encoded by the exons ATGGGAGCCGCCCGTCTGCTGCCCAACCTCACGCT GTGCCTGCAGCTGCTGATTCTCTGCTGTCAAACTCAG GGGGAGAATCACCCGTCTCCTAATTTTAACCAGTACGTGAGGGACCAGGGTGCCATGACCGACCAGCTGAGCCGGCGGCAGATCCGCGAGTACCAGCTCTACAGCCGGACCAGCGGCAAGCACGTGCAGGTCACTGGGCGTCGCATCTCCGCCACCGCTGAGGACGGCAACAAGTTTG ccaAGCTCATAGTGGAGACAGACACCTTCGGAAGCCGGGTGCGCATCAAGGGAGCTGAGAGCGAGAAATACATCTGTATGAACAAGAAGGGCAAGCTCATCGGGAAG CCCAGCGGAAAGAGCAAAGACTGCGTGTTCACAGAGATCGTGCTGGAGAACAACTACACAGCGTTCCAGAACGCCCGGCACGAGGGCTGGTTCATGGCCTTCACGCGGCAGGGCCGGCCCCGCCAGGCCTCCCGCAGCCGCCAGAACCAGCGAGAGGCTCACTTCATCAAGCGCCTCTACCAGGGCCAGCTGCCCTTCCCCAACCACGCCGAGAGGCAGAAGCAGTTCGAGTTTGTGGGCTCAGCCCCCACCCGCCGGACCAAGCGCACTCGGAGGCCACAGCCCCTGACATAG